From the Sphingobium yanoikuyae genome, the window GACGAGGTGATTGCCGAGATCGAGCGTCAGACCGAAGTGCTGGCCCGTGCCCTGTCGGTCCGTGGCCTGATGAACATCCAGTTCGCGGTCAAGGATGGCATCGTCTATCTGATCGAGGTCAATCCGCGCGCCAGCCGGACCGTGCCCTTCGTCGCCAAGGCGATTGGCACCCCGATCGCCAAGATCGCCTCGCGCGTCATGGCCGGTGAAAAGATCAAGGATCTGCCCAGGATCGATCGCAACGCGATCGACCATGTCGCGGTCAAGGAAGCCGTCTTCCCGTTCAACCGCTTCCCCGGCGTCGACCCCGTGCTCTCGCCGGAAATGAAGAGCACCGGCGAAGTCATGGGCATCGACAGCAATTTCGCGACCGCCTTTGCCAAGGCGCAGCTGGGTGCGGGCACTGTGCTGCCGACCAGCGGCACCGTCTTCGTGTCGGTCAAGGACAGCGACAAGCCGGTGATCCTGCCGGCGGTGCAGAAGCTGGCGGGCATGGGCTTCACCATCATCGCGACCGGCGGCACTGCCACTTATCTGGAAGGTCAGGGGATCGCCGTCGAGCATGTGAACAAGGTGGCCGAAGGGCGCCCGCACATCGTCGACCGGATCACCGATGGCGACGTGCAGCTGATCTTCAACACCACCGAAGGCTGGCAGTCCCTGAAGGACAGCAAGGCGATCCGCACCAGTGCTCTACGCGCAAAGATTGCAAGTTTCACCACCGCGACCGCCAGCGTCGCTGCGGCGGACGCAATCGAGGCTTTGCGGGACCGCGCCCTTGAAGTGCGCTCGCTCCAGTCCTATTATCCTGGGTCGCACGCCTGATCCCCTTCACCAGGAAGCATGCTGCGGGTGGCGCCACGTTCGGCGCCGCCAAAGGGAAGTTTTGACGAAGGATTTGCAATAATGGCGACCGTCGAGAAGATGCCGATGCTGCAGGTGGGCTATGACAAGCTCAATGCGCAGCTCCGCGAACTGAAGGCCGAGCGCCCTCTGATCGTGGACGCCATCGAGGAAGCTCGTGCCCACGGCGACCTGTCGGAAAATGCCGAATATCACGCCGCCAAGGAACGGCAGGGGCAGGTCGAGGCAACGATTTCCGACCTGGAAGACAAGCTGTCGCGCGCCCAGATCATCGATCCGACCACTCTGTCGGGTAACAAGATCGTGTTCGGCGCGACCGTGACCCTGCTGGACGAGGATGACAAGCCGGTCAAATATCAGATCGTGGGCCAGGCCGAGGCGGACGCCAAGGCGGGCATGATCAGCTATAACAGCCCGCTGGGCCGTGCGCTGATCGGTCGCGAGGTCGGTGACGAGGTGGAAGTGTCGGTCCCGTCGGGCGACAAATTCTACCTGGTCGACAAGATCGCGTTCATCTGATCCCGTGAAACTGCCTGCCGGACGCACGACCAACGCGATTGCGCTGGTCACGTTCGCCCTGTTCCTGTTGCTGCTGGCAACCGGGCAGATCGACAATGCGGCCTTGCTGGGCGGGTTCATGCCCGCCCGCATCGGCAACCCCGGCTTGCTGGACGGCATGGCGGCGGTGCCGTGGTGGCTGACGCCGCTCAGTTGCACCTTGGTGCATGCCGGCTGGCTGCATATCGGCTTCAACCTGTTGATGCTGCTTTTCTGCGGGCGGCAGGTCGAGCATGTGCTGGGCCGCACCGGCACGCTGATCCTCTATGTCGCCGGTGCCTATGCCGCCTGCTTCGCCCAATGGGCGATCACGCCGGAATCGGTCAATCCGATGGTCGGGGCGAGCGGCGCCATTTCCGCGATCATCGCCACCTATGCGCTGCTTTACAGCCAGCAACAGGTGCGGCGGATCGGGCCGTTGTCGGCCAATTTCGTGCGGGTGCTGTGGCTGGCAGCCGCCTGGATCGCGATCCAGTTGATGATCGGCGTGGCGACGGCGGCGGGATTGGGCGATCTGGGTCAGATCGCGATTGCCGCGCATATTGGCGGCTTCCTGGCAGGGCTAGCCCTGACCCGGCCCTTGCTGCGCTGGCGGTTCCGCAAACGGCCCCAGGCTATCAACTGATCGTTCGATAAACTGTGTTCGGGCGAAACCGGGGCATGATCCGGTCTCGCCCGAAACGGGTCAT encodes:
- a CDS encoding rhomboid family intramembrane serine protease; the encoded protein is MKLPAGRTTNAIALVTFALFLLLLATGQIDNAALLGGFMPARIGNPGLLDGMAAVPWWLTPLSCTLVHAGWLHIGFNLLMLLFCGRQVEHVLGRTGTLILYVAGAYAACFAQWAITPESVNPMVGASGAISAIIATYALLYSQQQVRRIGPLSANFVRVLWLAAAWIAIQLMIGVATAAGLGDLGQIAIAAHIGGFLAGLALTRPLLRWRFRKRPQAIN
- the greA gene encoding transcription elongation factor GreA; the protein is MATVEKMPMLQVGYDKLNAQLRELKAERPLIVDAIEEARAHGDLSENAEYHAAKERQGQVEATISDLEDKLSRAQIIDPTTLSGNKIVFGATVTLLDEDDKPVKYQIVGQAEADAKAGMISYNSPLGRALIGREVGDEVEVSVPSGDKFYLVDKIAFI